Proteins encoded together in one Gemmatimonadetes bacterium T265 window:
- a CDS encoding ABC transporter substrate-binding protein, which yields MRGRAEKGRAAALVRDLPRRSAALAAACIGACAQPARPADVAVVASGADLESPDPIVTVHPLSRQVQRHVLLVTLARYDAAFRPTPYYARRWRWAPDRRAVTLSLEPTLRWHDGVLTTAADAVFTFDLARDSAVGSPRRAELGALADARAVDDTTLVLRFTAPQPDFPRFVCELPLVPRHLLGIESRRALRRAGFETAPVGNGPFRFVERRAGARWTFARNDAFPAAMGGAPHLARLVVAVVDEPTTKFAGLITGELDVAGIAPTSAALLARDPVARVVSYPVAFSTGLVFNTGRLPFDDARVRQAVSAAIDRRRIVDVALAGYGTPSASAVPPDVPYALPVPDPRDPRRADSLLDAAGWTRGPDGVRRRAGHPLAVELLTVGSGDNAAEQLVQADLAARGVAVAIRPRELGAFLTAARARRKTFDLLLAGVPGDVGLTYLAAMFASAAAGGTLDYSGYHRPTLDAAFARASAAPDSAERAAAWTAVQRMLADSVPVAWLYHSRGVQGVARRLRGVTMDLRGELATVHDWTGDPTPPASR from the coding sequence ATGCGTGGACGCGCGGAGAAGGGAAGGGCGGCCGCGCTCGTCCGCGACCTGCCCCGACGCAGCGCGGCCCTCGCCGCTGCGTGCATCGGCGCCTGTGCCCAACCCGCGCGGCCGGCCGACGTCGCCGTCGTCGCGTCGGGCGCGGACCTCGAATCGCCCGACCCGATCGTGACCGTGCACCCGCTCTCGCGGCAGGTACAGCGTCACGTCCTCCTCGTCACCCTCGCGCGCTACGACGCGGCGTTCCGGCCCACGCCGTACTACGCGCGCCGCTGGCGTTGGGCGCCCGACCGGCGCGCGGTCACGCTGTCGCTCGAGCCGACGCTCCGCTGGCACGACGGCGTCCTGACGACGGCCGCGGACGCGGTCTTTACGTTCGACCTCGCCCGCGACTCCGCCGTCGGATCGCCGCGCCGCGCCGAGTTGGGCGCGCTCGCCGACGCGCGCGCGGTCGACGATACGACGCTCGTGCTGCGCTTCACCGCGCCGCAGCCCGATTTCCCGCGATTCGTTTGCGAGCTGCCGCTCGTTCCGCGCCACCTGTTAGGCATCGAGTCGCGGCGCGCGTTGCGGCGGGCGGGGTTCGAGACGGCCCCGGTCGGCAACGGCCCGTTCCGCTTCGTCGAGCGCCGGGCGGGCGCACGCTGGACCTTCGCGCGCAACGACGCGTTCCCGGCCGCGATGGGCGGCGCGCCGCACCTCGCACGGCTCGTCGTCGCGGTCGTCGACGAGCCGACGACGAAGTTCGCGGGGCTGATCACCGGCGAACTCGACGTCGCGGGCATCGCGCCGACGAGCGCCGCGCTGCTCGCGCGCGACCCGGTCGCGCGCGTCGTCTCGTACCCCGTCGCGTTCTCGACCGGCCTCGTGTTCAACACCGGGCGGCTGCCGTTCGACGACGCGCGCGTCCGGCAGGCCGTGAGTGCCGCGATCGACCGGCGGCGCATCGTCGACGTCGCGCTCGCCGGGTACGGCACACCGTCCGCGAGCGCGGTCCCGCCGGACGTTCCGTACGCATTGCCGGTGCCCGACCCGCGCGACCCGCGTCGCGCCGACTCGCTCCTCGACGCGGCGGGCTGGACGCGCGGACCCGACGGCGTGCGCCGCCGCGCGGGGCACCCGCTTGCGGTCGAACTGCTCACGGTCGGGTCGGGCGACAACGCCGCCGAGCAACTCGTGCAGGCGGACCTCGCCGCCCGCGGCGTCGCCGTCGCGATCCGCCCGCGCGAACTCGGCGCGTTTCTCACCGCGGCCCGCGCCCGGCGCAAGACGTTCGACCTGCTCCTCGCGGGCGTGCCCGGCGACGTCGGCCTAACGTATCTCGCGGCGATGTTCGCGTCGGCCGCGGCGGGCGGCACGCTCGACTACTCGGGGTACCACCGTCCGACGCTCGACGCGGCGTTCGCCCGCGCGTCGGCGGCGCCCGATTCGGCAGAGCGTGCCGCGGCGTGGACGGCCGTGCAGCGGATGCTCGCCGATTCGGTACCGGTCGCCTGGTTGTACCACTCGCGCGGCGTGCAGGGCGTCGCGCGGCGCCTCCGTGGGGTGACGATGGACCTCCGCGGCGAGCTCGCGACCGTGCACGACTGGACCGGCGACCCGACGCCACCCGCGTCCCGGTGA
- a CDS encoding peptide ABC transporter permease has protein sequence MPNDGGARRARGALFWPALGLSLLALAAAVVPALAPPDAQAIGDVLARRLVAPGARDAHGTWHPLGTDAFGRDLLVRALAAARLSLAVGVGGSVLSGALGTALGAVAAWRGGIADRAITALADVLLAVPRIVLLLVVAALWGPGVGTTVAVLALTGWMGVARLVRAEALGVVRTEYVTAAATLGARPSRVLWRHVVPNALGAATVATALGVGNAVLLESGLSFLGLGVQPPAPSWGNLIAGGRDLLIVAPWVSLVPGALLIGTVLACTLIGDALQDRVARGDVRVSGRGS, from the coding sequence ATGCCTAACGACGGCGGTGCGCGCCGGGCGCGGGGCGCGCTCTTCTGGCCGGCGCTCGGCCTCAGCCTGCTCGCGCTCGCCGCGGCCGTCGTCCCGGCCCTCGCACCGCCGGACGCGCAGGCCATCGGCGACGTGCTCGCGCGGCGCCTCGTCGCGCCCGGCGCGCGCGACGCACACGGCACGTGGCACCCGCTCGGCACCGACGCGTTCGGGCGCGACTTGCTCGTCCGCGCGCTCGCGGCCGCCCGCCTGTCGCTCGCCGTCGGCGTCGGCGGCTCCGTCCTCTCGGGCGCACTCGGCACCGCGTTAGGCGCCGTCGCGGCGTGGCGCGGGGGGATCGCCGACCGCGCGATCACGGCGCTCGCCGACGTGCTGCTCGCGGTGCCGCGGATCGTTCTTCTCCTCGTCGTCGCCGCGCTGTGGGGCCCGGGCGTGGGGACCACGGTCGCCGTGCTCGCCCTCACCGGCTGGATGGGCGTCGCGCGACTCGTGCGCGCGGAAGCGCTCGGCGTCGTCCGCACGGAGTACGTGACCGCCGCCGCGACGCTGGGCGCGCGTCCCTCGCGCGTGCTCTGGCGTCACGTCGTCCCGAACGCGCTCGGCGCGGCCACCGTCGCCACCGCACTCGGCGTGGGCAACGCGGTCCTGCTCGAAAGTGGCCTTTCCTTCCTCGGACTCGGCGTCCAGCCGCCGGCGCCGAGTTGGGGGAATCTGATCGCCGGCGGACGCGACCTGCTCATCGTCGCGCCGTGGGTGTCACTCGTCCCCGGTGCGTTGTTGATCGGGACGGTGCTCGCGTGCACATTGATCGGCGACGCGCTGCAGGACCGCGTCGCCCGCGGTGACGTCCGAGTCAGCGGACGAGGATCGTGA
- a CDS encoding multidrug ABC transporter ATP-binding protein: MSSAIQTRGLRKVYPAVGPSRRGGGGPGGPRPFGPPPVGGGPPRPPGDLVALAGLDLDVAAGECFGLLGPNGAGKTTTIGILTTRVLPTAGEAHVAGADVVRDAVRARLRIGVVPQRPNPDRSLTVEENLLFHAAYYGLDAGTARRRAAALLEQFGVAEKRAAKVDALSGGQQQRLMIARALIHEPDVLFLDEPTVGLDPQARIALWDVLRDLRRDGRTVVLTTHYMEEADQLCDRLAIVDRGELLALDTPDALKARAPGGTLLELTLDGDASAAADRARGAPGVLRSEAAGALLRVYAEHGGSALPPLLDAAEASGRAVRDIRLVPPSLESLFVSLTGRALT, translated from the coding sequence ATGAGCTCGGCCATCCAGACTCGTGGGTTGCGCAAGGTCTACCCGGCGGTCGGCCCGAGCCGGCGCGGCGGGGGCGGGCCGGGCGGACCGCGGCCGTTCGGGCCGCCGCCGGTCGGGGGCGGCCCACCGCGACCGCCCGGGGACCTCGTCGCGCTCGCCGGCCTCGACCTCGACGTGGCGGCGGGCGAGTGCTTCGGGCTCCTCGGGCCTAACGGGGCGGGGAAGACGACGACGATCGGCATCCTCACCACGCGCGTGCTGCCCACGGCGGGCGAGGCGCACGTCGCCGGGGCCGACGTCGTGCGCGACGCCGTGCGCGCGCGGCTCCGGATCGGCGTCGTGCCGCAGCGGCCGAACCCCGACCGCAGCCTCACCGTCGAGGAGAACCTGCTCTTCCACGCGGCGTACTACGGGCTCGACGCCGGCACGGCGCGCCGACGCGCCGCGGCGTTGCTGGAGCAGTTCGGCGTCGCCGAGAAGCGCGCGGCGAAGGTCGACGCCCTTTCGGGCGGACAGCAGCAACGGCTGATGATCGCTCGCGCGCTGATCCACGAGCCCGACGTGCTCTTTCTCGACGAGCCGACCGTCGGCCTCGACCCGCAGGCGCGGATCGCGCTGTGGGACGTGTTGCGCGACCTGCGGCGCGACGGCCGGACGGTGGTGCTGACGACGCACTACATGGAGGAGGCCGACCAGCTCTGCGACCGGCTCGCGATCGTCGATCGCGGGGAACTGCTCGCGCTCGACACGCCGGACGCGCTCAAGGCACGCGCACCCGGCGGCACGCTGCTCGAACTCACGCTGGACGGCGACGCGAGCGCCGCGGCCGATCGCGCGCGCGGCGCACCCGGGGTGCTCCGGAGCGAGGCGGCGGGAGCGTTGCTGCGCGTTTACGCCGAGCACGGGGGCTCGGCGCTCCCGCCGCTGCTCGACGCGGCGGAGGCGAGCGGGCGCGCGGTGCGCGACATCCGGCTCGTACCGCCGAGCCTCGAGTCGCTCTTCGTGTCGCTCACCGGGCGCGCCCTCACCTGA
- a CDS encoding alpha-mannosidase, translating to MPAAPDVLLVPHTHWDREWYHLAGRFRQRLVALVDERLDDASGTPFLLDGQAVVLDDYLAVRPERRGALAAALHAGWLEAGPWYVLADGLIPGGESLVRNLLAGGRTLARLGASAPPVLYSPDAFGHPAAHPTLACGFGFEVAVVWRGYGGPRWPAGDAAWWRAADGARVLLYHLPPDGYEFASRLPPALPPARERWAALGATLGPRARLGFVLLLNGADHHARQERWDDAVDALRRVAAPARVEVVSATTFAARARHAAAAAELPTIEGELRDSYGYAWALQGTFGTRAAQKRRAAHAERALVRDVEPWAALAALGMGDPAAAPAAGTRRALLEAAWRELLLCHPHDTLCGCSLDAVARAMDARLDEVHAQADGLRGDALDVLVGHDAVRARGLRTLWRPQVLVRNRAARPRSGVAELAVASFVRDVAVGPGSAGHWRALRAPGMPVRLTFGDRGAPALLQVLGRALAHDRVESPRHYPDDDLVELARTLAWVPPVRGHGVLSLALDASTRGESAEASDGAQWTAFPNPVRATDGRLDNGLLQADLDARGRVTLRTADGARSLDDLLGFEDLGDAGDLYTHSPVGHRITTARCVGVRTVDRGPLRATLEARYELRVPESLAADPDDPLSRRTRRASRAVELPLTIRLSLDAGAAFVRVRVTGNNRARDHRLRIGFRTGLASAQVIADAAFGPLARRPIEVSAAEAAVERPPATAPLHRYVSLSTDAAGATVISDGLAEYEADADGTVFVTLVRAVGELSRPDLPERPGHAGWPAATPEAQAAGPFAAELAVALHGPDSDETRALVEHIVEDVLLPLTGETLRSALHPIDDTAVLELTGDGLAFSAAKPAEVGEGWIALRCVNVTAEARPGTWRIARPDRAPLRDAVRARLDETAGERLPIDADGDDAVVRFEAGPREVVTILVR from the coding sequence GTGCCGGCCGCACCCGACGTCCTCCTCGTCCCGCACACGCACTGGGACCGGGAGTGGTACCACCTCGCGGGGCGGTTCCGGCAGCGGCTCGTCGCGCTCGTCGACGAGCGACTGGACGACGCGTCCGGGACGCCGTTCCTGCTCGACGGGCAGGCCGTCGTCCTCGACGATTACCTCGCGGTGCGCCCCGAGCGGCGCGGTGCGCTCGCGGCCGCGTTGCACGCGGGGTGGCTCGAAGCGGGGCCGTGGTACGTGCTCGCGGACGGGCTCATCCCCGGTGGCGAGTCGCTCGTCCGAAACCTGCTCGCGGGGGGGCGGACGCTCGCGCGGCTCGGCGCGTCGGCGCCGCCGGTGCTGTACTCGCCCGACGCGTTCGGACACCCCGCGGCACACCCCACGCTCGCGTGCGGCTTCGGGTTCGAGGTCGCGGTCGTCTGGCGCGGTTACGGCGGCCCGCGCTGGCCGGCGGGCGACGCAGCGTGGTGGCGCGCGGCGGACGGCGCGCGCGTCCTCCTCTACCACTTGCCGCCGGACGGTTATGAGTTCGCCTCGCGCCTCCCCCCCGCGCTCCCCCCGGCCCGCGAGCGCTGGGCCGCACTCGGGGCGACGCTCGGGCCGCGCGCGCGGCTCGGGTTCGTCCTCCTGCTAAACGGGGCCGACCACCACGCGCGGCAGGAGCGGTGGGACGACGCGGTCGACGCCCTGCGTCGCGTCGCGGCCCCGGCGCGGGTCGAAGTCGTGAGCGCGACCACGTTCGCCGCGCGGGCGCGGCACGCCGCCGCCGCCGCCGAGCTCCCGACCATCGAGGGGGAACTGCGCGACTCGTACGGGTACGCGTGGGCACTGCAGGGCACCTTCGGCACGCGCGCGGCGCAGAAGCGCCGCGCCGCGCACGCCGAACGCGCCCTCGTCCGCGACGTCGAGCCGTGGGCGGCGCTCGCCGCGTTAGGCATGGGCGATCCCGCCGCGGCGCCGGCCGCTGGCACGCGGCGCGCGCTGCTCGAGGCGGCGTGGCGCGAGCTCCTCCTCTGCCACCCGCACGACACGCTCTGCGGCTGCTCGCTCGACGCGGTCGCGCGCGCGATGGACGCGCGGCTCGACGAGGTCCACGCCCAGGCCGACGGGTTGCGCGGCGACGCGCTCGACGTGCTCGTCGGCCACGACGCCGTGCGCGCGCGCGGGCTGCGGACACTGTGGCGACCGCAGGTGCTCGTCCGGAACCGCGCGGCGCGCCCGCGCAGCGGCGTCGCGGAGCTCGCGGTCGCGTCGTTCGTCCGCGATGTGGCCGTGGGGCCGGGCTCGGCCGGTCATTGGCGCGCCCTCCGCGCGCCCGGAATGCCGGTGCGCCTTACGTTCGGTGATCGCGGCGCGCCCGCCCTGCTCCAGGTGCTCGGCCGCGCGCTCGCGCACGACCGCGTGGAGTCGCCGCGGCACTACCCGGACGACGACCTTGTCGAGCTCGCGCGCACGCTCGCGTGGGTGCCACCGGTCCGCGGACACGGCGTGTTGTCGCTCGCGCTCGATGCCTCGACTCGGGGCGAGTCCGCGGAGGCCAGCGACGGCGCGCAGTGGACGGCGTTCCCGAATCCGGTCCGCGCGACGGACGGACGGTTGGACAACGGCCTGCTCCAGGCCGACCTCGACGCACGCGGCCGTGTCACGCTTCGCACCGCGGACGGCGCGCGCTCGCTCGACGACCTGCTCGGCTTCGAGGACCTCGGCGACGCGGGCGACCTCTACACGCACTCGCCCGTCGGCCACCGCATCACGACCGCCCGCTGCGTCGGCGTGCGCACCGTCGACCGCGGGCCGCTGCGCGCGACGCTCGAAGCGCGCTACGAACTGCGCGTCCCGGAGTCGCTCGCCGCGGATCCCGACGATCCGCTCTCGCGACGCACGCGGCGCGCGAGTCGCGCAGTCGAACTGCCACTCACCATTCGGTTGAGCCTCGACGCCGGCGCGGCGTTCGTCCGCGTCCGCGTCACCGGCAACAACCGGGCGCGTGACCACCGGCTACGGATCGGCTTCCGGACCGGCCTTGCAAGCGCGCAGGTCATCGCCGACGCCGCGTTCGGTCCGTTGGCGCGGCGCCCGATCGAGGTCTCGGCCGCCGAAGCGGCCGTCGAGCGCCCGCCGGCGACGGCACCGTTGCACCGGTACGTCTCGCTCTCGACCGACGCCGCGGGTGCGACGGTGATCTCAGACGGGCTGGCCGAGTACGAGGCAGATGCCGACGGGACCGTCTTCGTGACGCTCGTCCGCGCGGTCGGCGAGCTCTCGCGCCCGGACCTGCCGGAACGTCCGGGACATGCGGGGTGGCCGGCTGCGACGCCCGAAGCACAGGCGGCGGGCCCGTTCGCGGCGGAGCTCGCGGTCGCGCTGCACGGACCCGATAGCGACGAGACTCGGGCGTTGGTGGAGCACATTGTCGAGGACGTGCTCCTGCCGCTCACCGGCGAGACGCTCCGCTCGGCGCTGCATCCGATCGACGACACCGCCGTTTTGGAACTGACGGGAGACGGGCTGGCCTTCTCGGCCGCCAAACCGGCGGAAGTCGGCGAGGGCTGGATCGCGCTCCGGTGCGTGAACGTTACGGCCGAGGCGCGCCCCGGCACGTGGCGTATCGCGCGCCCGGACCGCGCGCCGCTACGCGACGCCGTACGCGCGCGCTTGGACGAGACGGCCGGCGAGCGACTGCCGATCGATGCAGACGGCGACGACGCCGTCGTGCGCTTCGAGGCCGGTCCGCGAGAAGTCGTCACGATCCTCGTCCGCTGA
- the sodA gene encoding superoxide dismutase, producing the protein MAFTLPPLPYSPDALEPHIDAATMSIHHDKHHQAYVTNLNAAIEKAPELANQPIEQLLANLNAAPEAVRGPIRNNGGGHWNHSLFWVLMGPNAGGEPSGDVGDAIRASFGDFGTFRDQFKAAAVGRFGSGWAWLVRQGDKLAITSTPNQDNPLMDGARPNDVLLGLDVWEHSYYLKYQNRRPDYIDAWWNTVNWGEVAKRYGQG; encoded by the coding sequence ATGGCCTTCACGCTGCCGCCGCTCCCCTACTCGCCCGACGCGCTCGAACCGCACATCGACGCGGCGACGATGTCGATCCACCACGACAAGCACCACCAGGCGTACGTCACCAACCTGAACGCCGCGATCGAGAAGGCGCCGGAGCTGGCGAACCAGCCGATCGAACAGCTGCTCGCCAACCTGAACGCCGCGCCCGAGGCCGTCCGCGGACCGATCCGCAACAACGGCGGCGGCCACTGGAACCACTCGCTGTTCTGGGTGCTCATGGGCCCGAACGCGGGCGGCGAGCCGTCCGGCGACGTCGGCGACGCGATCCGCGCGAGCTTCGGCGACTTCGGCACGTTCCGCGACCAGTTCAAGGCCGCCGCGGTCGGCCGCTTCGGGTCGGGGTGGGCCTGGCTCGTCCGCCAGGGCGACAAGCTCGCGATCACGAGCACGCCCAACCAGGACAACCCGCTCATGGACGGCGCGCGTCCGAACGACGTCCTACTCGGCCTCGACGTCTGGGAGCACAGCTATTACCTGAAATACCAGAACCGCCGCCCGGACTACATCGACGCGTGGTGGAACACGGTCAACTGGGGCGAGGTGGCGAAGCGGTACGGGCAGGGCTGA
- the ptpD gene encoding peptide ABC transporter permease, translating into MRALARRLGEAVVLVWAVATLLFVLVHAAPGDPATFLVAPGASAADVARVRSELGIDRPIVEQYGRWTTRLLRGDLGESFAHRVPVTRVLGDALPASVALGLGSLALSYLIGVTLGTWQAALRATGDRRSRRTDAAITALTTVAYAAPSYWLGLGLVAVATAGAARWGVPAAWRLPSFGASDPAGLAHGAAAVADRFRHAVLPLFVLTAVGAAGVARYARAAVGEALEGDFVRTARAKGLGRGGVYGRHALRAALPPLVVLFALALPGVVAGSVFVETVFAWPGVGRAVVQAIAARDYPVVLGAALLYAVATIGANLAADLVLPWVDPRRRTSGDA; encoded by the coding sequence TTGCGGGCGCTCGCGCGCCGGCTGGGCGAGGCGGTGGTGCTCGTCTGGGCGGTCGCGACGCTGCTCTTCGTGCTCGTCCACGCCGCACCGGGCGACCCGGCCACGTTCCTCGTCGCCCCCGGCGCGAGTGCGGCCGACGTCGCGCGCGTCCGCTCGGAACTCGGCATCGACCGTCCCATCGTCGAGCAATATGGCCGCTGGACGACGCGCCTGCTGCGCGGCGACTTGGGGGAGAGCTTCGCCCACCGTGTCCCGGTGACGCGCGTCCTCGGCGACGCGCTCCCCGCCTCGGTCGCACTCGGACTCGGCTCGCTCGCGCTGAGCTACCTCATCGGCGTGACGCTCGGCACGTGGCAGGCGGCGCTCCGCGCGACGGGCGACCGCCGGAGCCGCCGTACCGACGCCGCGATCACCGCGCTGACGACCGTCGCGTACGCGGCGCCGAGCTACTGGCTCGGCCTCGGACTCGTTGCGGTCGCCACGGCGGGCGCGGCGCGGTGGGGCGTGCCGGCCGCGTGGCGGCTGCCGAGCTTCGGCGCGTCGGATCCAGCTGGGCTCGCGCACGGAGCCGCGGCGGTCGCCGACCGGTTTCGACACGCGGTGCTGCCGCTGTTCGTGCTCACGGCCGTCGGCGCGGCCGGCGTGGCGCGGTACGCGCGCGCCGCCGTCGGCGAGGCGCTCGAGGGCGACTTCGTGCGCACCGCGCGCGCGAAAGGGCTCGGGCGGGGCGGCGTCTACGGCCGACACGCGCTCCGCGCCGCGCTCCCGCCGCTCGTCGTCCTGTTCGCACTCGCGCTGCCGGGAGTCGTTGCCGGTTCCGTCTTCGTCGAGACGGTGTTCGCGTGGCCGGGCGTGGGCCGCGCCGTCGTGCAGGCGATCGCCGCGCGCGACTACCCCGTGGTCCTCGGCGCGGCGCTCTTGTACGCGGTCGCGACGATCGGCGCGAACCTGGCCGCGGACCTCGTGCTGCCGTGGGTCGACCCGCGCCGGCGCACGTCGGGCGATGCCTAA
- a CDS encoding membrane protein, whose protein sequence is MPSLGEFFGRLRDLPALVQWAGYVGMFAIIFTETGLFFGFFLPGDSLLVTAGLLAAPGPQHLPLDLKTMGLALSAAAILGDNTNYWVGRLSGPRIFARDDSLLFKKKHLQRAADFYTTHGPKTVVLARFMPIIRTFAPLVAGAAGMAYLTFLTFSVVGGLAWIWSMLLAGYLLGSRFPGLTQHLELLIIGIVLLSVSPAIVSWWRARRATRVTAAS, encoded by the coding sequence ATGCCCTCCCTCGGCGAATTCTTCGGCCGGCTCCGCGACCTCCCCGCCCTCGTGCAATGGGCGGGCTACGTGGGGATGTTCGCGATCATTTTCACCGAAACCGGCCTGTTCTTCGGCTTTTTCCTACCCGGCGACTCGCTCCTCGTTACCGCCGGGTTGCTCGCCGCGCCCGGCCCGCAGCACCTCCCGCTCGACCTGAAGACGATGGGCCTCGCCCTCAGCGCGGCCGCGATCCTCGGCGACAACACCAACTACTGGGTCGGACGCCTGTCGGGTCCACGCATCTTCGCCCGCGACGACTCGCTCCTGTTCAAGAAGAAGCACCTGCAGCGCGCGGCCGACTTCTACACCACGCACGGTCCGAAGACGGTCGTCCTTGCGCGTTTCATGCCCATCATCCGGACCTTCGCCCCGCTCGTGGCCGGCGCCGCCGGGATGGCGTACCTGACGTTCCTTACGTTCAGCGTCGTCGGCGGCCTCGCCTGGATCTGGAGCATGCTCCTCGCCGGCTACCTGCTCGGCTCCCGCTTCCCGGGGCTGACGCAGCATCTGGAGCTGCTCATCATCGGCATCGTCCTGCTCTCGGTCAGCCCGGCGATCGTGAGCTGGTGGCGCGCGCGGCGCGCAACTCGCGTGACCGCCGCGAGTTGA
- the speA gene encoding biosynthetic arginine decarboxylase has protein sequence MATQLDPAPATDAGPLPTPSSDAASGPPAWTIEDARATYNIEGWGAGYFDISERGRVVVRPDRDRPELELDLLDFARDLEEQGVALPVLLRFSDILRSRISQLSERFHAAMREYEYDGGYTTVYPIKVNQQRHVVEEILEYGRAYGVGLECGSKPELQAVLAVSENADHLIVCNGYKDHEFMRLALMGQKVGHEVFIVLEQLSELDVLLEVADELNVRPTVGVRVKLATESAGRWAQSAGEKSKFGLNPSQLVKLIDRLRDAGRLDILKLVHFHLGSQIPDIRFIKSGLQEVARFYVELRKMGVELSHVDVGGGLGVDYDGTGSSQSNASVNYSLQEYANDVVYTMAEACREAEVPMPHLISESGRALTAHHALLLLKVIDVESQAEPPLPVLTDDDHAILHEMVEDYALLRGDGGGRPLTPHKVMAIYHDASFAKDRARQLFNSGVLDLRGLALAEQVYFATINRIAALVNADRDEYEEIHKELDATLVDRYFCNFSLFQSLPDNWAIDQLFPIMPVHRLDERPTRLGTLQDVTCDSDGKIDRFVGGRNGQPSLELHEFRDDEEYVLGIFLTGAYQEILGDLHNLFGDTNAVHVKLSDRGPEVTDLVHGDTVTEVLNYVQFHAPALLTTWRRKVTGAKGLSRSEANQFVADYVAGLDGYTYLEGEAAR, from the coding sequence ATGGCGACCCAACTCGATCCCGCGCCGGCCACGGACGCCGGCCCCCTCCCGACGCCGTCGTCGGACGCCGCGTCCGGCCCTCCCGCGTGGACGATCGAAGACGCGCGGGCGACGTACAACATCGAGGGGTGGGGCGCCGGCTACTTCGACATCAGCGAGCGCGGCCGCGTCGTCGTCCGCCCCGACCGCGACCGGCCGGAGCTGGAGCTCGACCTGCTCGACTTCGCGCGCGACCTCGAGGAGCAGGGCGTCGCGCTTCCCGTGCTGCTGCGCTTCAGCGACATCCTGCGGTCGCGCATCTCGCAGCTCAGCGAGCGGTTCCACGCCGCGATGCGCGAGTACGAGTACGACGGGGGCTACACGACCGTCTACCCGATCAAGGTCAACCAGCAGCGCCACGTGGTCGAGGAGATCCTCGAATACGGGCGCGCGTACGGCGTCGGGCTCGAGTGCGGCTCGAAGCCGGAGTTGCAGGCCGTGCTCGCCGTGTCGGAAAACGCGGACCACCTGATCGTCTGCAACGGCTACAAGGACCACGAGTTCATGCGCCTCGCCCTCATGGGGCAGAAGGTCGGGCACGAGGTCTTCATCGTGCTCGAACAGCTCTCGGAGCTCGACGTGCTGCTCGAGGTCGCGGACGAGCTGAACGTGCGCCCGACGGTCGGGGTGCGCGTGAAGCTCGCGACCGAGAGCGCGGGCCGCTGGGCGCAGAGCGCCGGCGAAAAGAGCAAGTTCGGCCTGAACCCGTCGCAGCTCGTGAAGCTCATCGACCGGCTGCGCGACGCGGGGCGGCTCGACATCCTCAAGCTCGTCCACTTCCACCTCGGCTCGCAGATCCCGGACATCCGGTTTATCAAGAGCGGGCTGCAGGAGGTCGCGCGCTTCTACGTCGAGCTGCGCAAGATGGGCGTCGAGCTCTCGCACGTGGACGTCGGCGGCGGCCTAGGCGTCGACTACGACGGGACCGGGTCGTCGCAGAGCAACGCGAGCGTCAACTACTCGCTGCAGGAGTACGCGAACGACGTCGTGTACACGATGGCCGAGGCGTGCCGCGAGGCCGAGGTGCCGATGCCGCACCTCATCTCGGAGAGCGGGCGCGCGCTGACCGCGCACCACGCGCTGCTGCTGCTCAAGGTGATCGACGTCGAGAGCCAGGCCGAGCCGCCACTCCCGGTGCTGACCGACGACGACCACGCGATCCTGCACGAGATGGTCGAGGACTACGCGCTGCTGCGCGGCGACGGGGGCGGGCGTCCGCTCACGCCGCACAAGGTGATGGCGATCTACCACGACGCGAGCTTCGCGAAGGACCGCGCGCGCCAGCTGTTCAACAGCGGCGTGCTCGACCTGCGCGGGCTCGCGCTCGCCGAGCAGGTGTACTTCGCGACGATCAACCGGATTGCCGCGCTCGTCAACGCGGACCGCGACGAGTACGAGGAGATCCACAAGGAGCTCGACGCGACGCTCGTCGACCGGTACTTCTGCAACTTCTCGCTCTTCCAGTCGCTTCCCGACAACTGGGCGATCGACCAGCTCTTCCCGATCATGCCCGTCCACCGGCTCGACGAGCGCCCGACGCGGCTCGGGACGCTGCAGGACGTCACCTGCGACTCGGACGGCAAGATCGACCGCTTCGTGGGCGGGCGGAACGGCCAGCCGTCGCTCGAGCTGCACGAGTTCCGCGACGACGAGGAGTACGTGTTAGGCATCTTCCTCACCGGCGCGTACCAGGAGATCCTCGGCGACCTCCACAACCTGTTCGGGGACACGAACGCGGTGCACGTGAAGCTGTCGGACCGCGGGCCGGAGGTGACGGACCTCGTGCACGGCGACACGGTCACCGAGGTGCTCAACTACGTGCAGTTCCACGCGCCGGCGCTGCTCACCACGTGGCGGCGCAAGGTGACCGGGGCGAAGGGGCTCTCGCGCAGCGAGGCGAACCAGTTCGTCGCCGACTACGTGGCCGGCCTCGACGGCTACACGTACCTCGAAGGCGAGGCGGCGCGGTGA